CACAAAGACCCTTGTGGATATTTCACAATTCTGGTCAGGAGTACACGCCTTCCTTTGGCTGATAGGTGAAGCTATTTTTCATTTTCTTCCTGTTGGGATTACATGGTCAATCTCGAAAAAAATGGGCACGACTCAAATTCTCGGCATCGTCCTTGGTTTGACCCTGGTTTCCCCACAACTTCTTAATGCATATGCAGTGGCAAACACAAAGGCAAGTGACATACCTTTTTGGGATTTCGGTTTTGCCCAGGTCGATATGATCGGCTATCAGGCTCAAGTCATCCCAGCGATACTTGCAGGGTTCGTCTTGGCATATTTAGAACGGTTCTTGAGAGATAAAGTGCACAATTCCATTTCCATGATCGTCGTTCCATTTTTCGCTTTACTTCCAACTGTTATCATTGCCCACACTATTCTGGGGCCTTTAGGCTGGAAAATCGGTTCTGTCATTTCTACGGTTGTATATTCCGGATTGAATTCATCAGTTGGCTGGCTATTTGCTGCAGTTTTCGGCTTTGCATATGCACCGCTTGTCATCACGGGACTGCATCACATGACAAACGCAATCGATCTTCAGCTTATGAGTGAACTTGGCGGTACGAACCTATGGCCGATGATCGCATTATCCAATATTGCACAAGGAACGGCAGTGCTTGCGATGATTTACATCAACAGAAAGGACCAGGAGGAAAGACAAGTGTCCATACCCGCTACGATTTCATGTTATCTCGGTGTAACCGAGCCAGCCATGTTCGGGATTAACCTGAAATACGGCTTTCCGTTCTTAGCCGGTATGATCGGTTCACTTTTCGCAGGCATTGTTTCAGTCGGATCTGGAGTAATGGCAAATTCCATCGGTGTTGGAGGGATCCCGGGTATCCTATCCATCCAGCCACAGTACATGGGAATGTTTGCACTCGCGATGTTGGTTGCTTTCGTTGTGCCATTCATTTTGACTATCGTATTCTCCAAACGTCCTAAAATGAATTTGAAAACAAGAACGAAAACAACGAAATTAAATGCTTAATAACGCGGAGGGAGAGCATTCTCCCTCTTTTTTACCATACTGGCAATAGAGACATCAGGGATAGCAGAGGAGGAATCACAATGAAGGATTTTAAAAAAAGTACCATCTATCAAATTTATCCGAAGTCATTTAAGGATTCGAACGGTGACGGAATCGGGGATATAAATGGCGTTATTGAAAAACTTGATTATCTGAATGAACTGGGAGTGGATTATATTTGGCTGACCCCTTTTTATCGTTCACCTCAGAATGATAATGGATATGATGTAGCGGATTATACATCCATTGATCCTGTTTTCGGGACGATGGATGATTTCGAAAGATTGGTGAAGGAAGCTAATTCGCGGGATATCCAAATCATGT
The DNA window shown above is from Peribacillus sp. FSL P2-0133 and carries:
- the treP gene encoding PTS system trehalose-specific EIIBC component, which codes for MGKYTEPATDLLQHVGGKENIATVTHCATRMRFALKDPSKADVTNIESIKLVKGTFTQAGQFQVIIGNEVSSFYNEFVSIAGLQEASKEDVKEAAKQNMSWLQRMIAHLADIFTPLIPAIVVGGLILGFRNIIGDIKMFDDSTKTLVDISQFWSGVHAFLWLIGEAIFHFLPVGITWSISKKMGTTQILGIVLGLTLVSPQLLNAYAVANTKASDIPFWDFGFAQVDMIGYQAQVIPAILAGFVLAYLERFLRDKVHNSISMIVVPFFALLPTVIIAHTILGPLGWKIGSVISTVVYSGLNSSVGWLFAAVFGFAYAPLVITGLHHMTNAIDLQLMSELGGTNLWPMIALSNIAQGTAVLAMIYINRKDQEERQVSIPATISCYLGVTEPAMFGINLKYGFPFLAGMIGSLFAGIVSVGSGVMANSIGVGGIPGILSIQPQYMGMFALAMLVAFVVPFILTIVFSKRPKMNLKTRTKTTKLNA